TTTCGGATTCGCCAACGATCGGGCCAACACTCGCGCCCTTTGCATCGCTCGTTGCGGTTAACGTGACCAAGGCTCGATCAGTCCGCGCAGGGATCTCATGGAGCGACGTCGTCACCCCCTCGGGTAGTTGCGGGAAGCTCAATACGATCGCTTCGTCGAAACCACGACGCTCGGCCACGACTTCGAGAATGGCACTTCCACCTGCCGGAATATTGATGCTGGACGGCTGAACATGAAGATAGAAATCGGGACGATTCGCAGATGCGATTACCACGCGATAAGCGTGATTGGGACCGGCCGCCTGGCTGAGGTCACGAACGACAAGTTTTAACTGGGAGAGCTCTTGTGGCACATCGAAAATGGCCGCCGGATCAGGGGTATCGTTTTGGTCGTCTGAGGAAGCCAACATCGCACCGTCTGGTTTCCGGATTTCTAAAACAGCATCCACTGGAGAGTCGATTCGCTGGGCGAAAACTTCGGCTCGATACTTTGTGCCAGGGGTTACGTCGATCAAATATTCATCACGTTCCTTCGGTTCTCGCAAAATGCCACTAATACCGATCGGAGCAGTCCCCATGGAAGTTGAGACATCTTTAGTGTCCGACTCGCTTACTTCAGGCAAGTCACTTCGTAGCACGGTTGGCTGTGGACCTGAGATTGATCCGACGATTTCCACGGCCAGGTTAGTCAGTCGTGGATTATTGGCGTCCCAGCCAGGCAGACTTGGTTCGAGCGAAGTGTCCGTACTGAGAAGCTTAAGATTGGTAACGTCATCGGTCGTATTTACGGCCAGCGGAAATGCCATGTCTGCGAATGCGAAGTCGCCGATTTTGACGCGAAAGTGTCCGGGGGTTCCGCCTCGAAAAAGGACGTCTTGAAGCTTGATCGTGTAGAGTCCGTCGCCAGGTAATTTCACTATCAAGCGTGCATCACCACGGGTGGTGACATCTCGTGACGAGTAAGCGAGCTGGGTGCCACGCTCATCTTCGATACTCACCAGCGGTTGCAGTTTACTGCCAATTCGTTGGGCCTCGACATCGATCACAAGTCGTTGTCCAGACTTACCTGTGAAGCTCGTCGAGAGAAGTTGAGGGCCGGTGAGCGTACCAGAAAACGCGATCGGCAAGGAATCAATCGTAGCGGAGAAAGGTGCCTCGGGAAGCGAGTCTATTCCGAGCGTGATCGGATTAGAGATTCCTGTCGCTGTGGCAACGCGAAGGTGCCCATGTTGGGGCTTGGCATCCGTGGGAAGATCGATTTCCAACTCAAGGCGTTGCCCATTGGATTGGGGAAGGACGCGCATCGAGCTGACGGGGAAGTCGAGCTTAACGTCTGGATTCGGACCTAACTGCTTGCCACTGAGTGTCAGTCGCGTCGTTTTGCCGATCGTCAGACCGCGCAGTGAGGCGTCTTGTATTTGGGGAGCAGCCAGAACCGATGATGTCCAGCTGACCAGAAGCGCGAGACCAAACAGCATGGCGGAACGCAACATGAGAAGCTTTCCTCGATGGAGGGAAGACCGCAGGGTGCGGTGAGGGGGCGGGGTGTTTCGGACTTATTGTCCGAGACGGAACAACGGCGCGTCAAGGAAAACGCGGCCGAGGTTCCGTTTTGTGCAAGATCTCGGATTCGATCAACCGTTAAGGCTAGTTATCGCCAAACGGATCGTTTTCAGGAAGCGGCATGACTGGCTCTTCTTCCGAAGAAGCTGGTGCAGCTCCAAACGGGTCATTGGCCGGAGCTTCGCCCATCGGAGTGAGCGGCATCACCGGCTCGTCCTCGGACGAGCTCGGAGCGGCGCCAAATGGATCGTTTGAAGGTGTTTCACCCATCGGTTGCAACGGCATGACAGGTTCGTCTTCGGTTGAAGCTGGTGGAGCTCCGAAAGGATCGTCAGAAGGAGGTGCTGAACCGCCGAATGGATCACCACCCGCCGGCTTCGGAACGGGCTTTTCTTCACCAAATGGGTCATTGCCCGGAGCACTCGCAGGAGGAGCGGATGCACCAAACGGGTCGCCCATTGGTTGTGGCATCGGTCCGCCAAATGGATCATTGCTCGGTGCGGGCGTGTTGCCGGAAGGAGGTGCCGATCCACCAAATGGGTCGCTCATTGGCATTTCGCCAGCTGGAGGAAACCCGTCACTCGCAGGCATCGCTGGGCCACCGGCAGGACCGGTAACACCCGGTACCGAAGGCACTTTGACGCTCGGAATCAACGCACCACCAATGGCCGAAATTGCTTCGGTGACCGGATTCGGACTTCCACCACCCATCGCTTCGGCCGCGTCGGGAGGAAGAACAGCATCTTGTTCGGCTGGCGTAGCTCCCCCGGGAGGTGCACCGAATGGATCATTCGCTGGAGCAGCTGGGATAGTCGTCGGAGCTGGTGGATTTACTGGAGCCGCGCCAAATGGATCGCCCGCTCCTGGCGTAGTCGGCGAACCACCGAAGGGATCTTCACTCGGGTTGGTCACGCCTGGCATCGGACTACCGCCGAACGGATCTTCCGACGTTGACGGAGCACCACCGAATGGATCTCCAGCTGGGGTTTCGGTCACTTCCGGCATTGGAGACCCGAATGGATTAGCACCAGAAGCGGCAGGTGCGGTTTCCGTTTCCGTCGCTTCAACCGGAGCAGGCATCTCTGGCAACGCTGCGGCACCTGGCGAACCAAATGGGTCTGTTTCATCCGAGGAAGGAACATCAACATTCACGCCTGCCGAGGCTCGTTTAGCACGGCTACGAAGAACATCTTCCTCCGCCATCTTACGAGCTTCGAAGAGGGCTTTTTCTTCTTTCTTTTTCTGCAAATAAACGGCCGTACGAACCTTTTCGCGGTACTCTTCCAGCAGCAAACGCTCGGAACCCTGAACGCGTTCCAATGCTTTGCTGACCGGGTAAACCTGCGATTGATCGAGTTCCAGTTCGGCACCCTTGGTGAAGTTGGCCTTGGCCTTATCTTCTTCGCCCATCTGGTGATCGGCCAAACCAAGGAAGTAGTAGACGCGCGGATCGGACGTGCCTTGGTCGACCACAGTGTCCAGAAGTTTCTGAGCTTCTGGGAAATCGCCGCGGAAGTAGGCATGTACGCCGCGACCGTACAGTTCCGTCAAAACGGTGTCTTGCGCTGCAGCCTCTTGTGTTACCACGGTGGTTAGCAGCAGACTTAGGCAGGACAATAGCCCGCAGGCGATAACGTTCCTCGTCATCAAATAAACTCCCCAGGAACCGATCGGTTGGCCGCGCTCGAATGGCGCTATGGCGTGAAGACTTGATTTTTCGGACTAGCTAGTGACGATTCCGCAGTAAAGCGGACGGCGAGATCCCTCACAAGACACGGTAAATCATACCGCTGTCCTTCGTCCATGAAGAGCACCACTCGTTCCACGTCTGAGAACGAATCGCGTCGATTTCGGTACACTGAATCGGCACCGAGATACTCCGGTATCGTAGTTGGCCCTTGGCGGAATTGCAAGTTTTCCCTTCTCGACCCACCCTTTGGGGTAAGTTCTCGGGCAATGGGGACTTGCGACCTGCGATCTCCGGCTAAGATGACTCTACTATGACAGCGCAAGTCCTTCCCAATTTTCCGTTTCTCGAAAGCAGTTAAACACCATGGCCAAAAACGTGCTCGGAACCGATCTGCAAGACTGCAGCCACGAACCGCTGACTGGCTTCTTTCGCGATGGATGCTGTAATACGGGGGCAGACGATGCAGGACTACACTTGGTTTGCGCCGAGATGACCGACCAGTTCCTGGCCTTTTCCAAGCATGTTGGGAATGATCTTTCGACTCCTCATCCAGAATGGGGCTTTCCTGGCCTTAAACCGGGTAATCGCTGGTGTTTATGTGCTCTTCGCTGGAAGGAAGCGTTCGAAGCAGGTGTCGCACCCGCAGTTGTGTTGGAATCGACCCACATCTCTACGCTCGAATTCATTGATTTGGAAGACCTTCAAGCCAACTCGGTCGATGTCTAGTCGTCATCCTGGCGGCGATTATTGATCACGCGAAAGACGAATTGTCGGCGAATGAGGGGCATATGCCTTCTTGTACCAAGCCTTCCAGGGGGCAGGGTCGTAGCCGAAGTCTTCTCCGTCGCAGATTTCTTTTAACGCTTGGTGCACGCTGAAGTTTTGCACCCAGACAGTGTCGTAGGCATTGTTACTTCGGCCAAGAAATTGCTCGAGCGTTAGCGAGCGATACGAAGCTCGTGGCCCCGTGATATCGAAGTAACGATCTGGCTGTGCCGACGTATAAAAGTACGTGTATCGTGACGAATGCTGAGCAATGTGTCTGGTCTGCAGGGCGCTGGCAAGTGGTCCGATGGCGGTGGGGAAATCTAACATCGCGAGAATCTCGGCGGTACGATTCACGATCCGATTGTCGTAGCTTTTCAACATGTTGGCATAGAACTCAACCATCCGTGGATCTTTGTACCGTAGGACCTCTCGTTGGCAGAGCAGGCGATGATTTGGGTTGTTCTGAAAGACGGCGTTCTCCATGAGGAAGGTCCGAGCACGAGAACTATCGATTCGACCAAGAACGCGGATATAGAGCTCGATCAAGCTCGAATTGGTTTCATCGCCCAGCAAACTGATCAGGCCCGGTACCATGTCGGGATCGGTTTCCTGCTCAAAATCAATTTGCACTTCTGGGGCGTTACTTTTCCCTAACTGCTGCCGCCACCGCCGTAGGCGTAATGCCCAGTCGATCAAGTCTTGCTGGTGTTTTTCGCGTGCAGCGACCAGCGCTGCCTCCTGAACTGTCATCCACCGACCGTCATAGCGGATATAGCCCCGTTCACGCTGGATCTCTTCCTGGCTTACCCATTTTCCGCCTCGCTGCTGATATCCCAGGGCATGTCTTGCCGGTGCGAAGTTGGGATCGAGATGCAGAACCCGATTCGCGTGCCGTTGAAAACAGCGATCTAAGCCGTTTTGACTGCACCACTGAGCGAGTTTCCATTGATCACCCGTGGTGTCGGCGAACTTGCTGGCCTGCTCGAAGTAGTCGTCTTCCGAGACTTGCGGTGATTCAACGCGGCGGATCTGGTCCTTGTTGACGATCACCGTGCCAAATTGCCCAACTTCCAGTTCTACCTGATTCACTTTCGCCCGCTCGGAATCGTGCACCGGCGTGGCATTCAGCTGTCCGCCGTTGGCTAGTTCGATGACTTCACACGACGCGCTAGCGGGCCAACCGGCAAGGCCGAGCAAGATCGTAATGATAGCAGTCCGGTGCAATCGAAAAGTTCTCCGAATCAGGAAAAGAAATCTCCCTTCAAGATAGGCAGCGATAGCACGCAGGACAACGTTTTAGCGGGGAAATGATCTGGAATTGCCTGACCACTTTTGGTTAAGGTTTGCCGCCCCACTGTGCGCGTGGGGCATGACAACCCGACGAGTAGCTTTCTCAGGTTGCCAATTGCCTGGCCAAGTCCCAAGGACCAGCGATAACGGCAACCGTGTAGTTCGGACAATACTTCAGGGACAAAATACTCGACCTTTTGTGGGTCGCAGGAGAAATCGCGGTGAAACGAGTTAGTGCCTTGCTGTTGGCCATCCTTGCTGGTGGTGGCGCTTGGTTCTTCTTTCAGAACTATCAGATCGTCGGGCTTGAAAACCTGGTGGTGGTGCCGCGCAATGCAGCAGCCGCGCCGGAGGGGCCCGGCGATGCCGTGCCGGGAACAGTTCCCACGATGGCACGCAAGCAAGACTCGATTCGCGTCGCATCGTTCAATATTCAAGTCTTCGGAGAAACCAAGTCTGGAAAGCCAGAGGTGATGGCTCGTCTCGCGGAGATCATTCGCCAATTCGATGTTGTCGCGATCCAAGAGATCCGTTGTAAAGATGACGGCTTGATTCCTCGATTCGTCGAGCTCATTAACTCGACCGGCAGGCACTACGATTTTGTCATCGGGCCTCGTCTTGGTCGTACGCAAAGTAAAGAACAATTCGCCTACATCTTCGATACTGCGAGTCTCCAAGTCGATCGTTCTCAGGTTTACACCGTGCAAGATCCGCTGGATGTACTGCATCGCGAACCTCTCGTTGCGTGGTTCCGTGTGCGTGGGCCAGACCCGAGTCAGGCGTTCACCTTCACGCTGGTCAACGTTCATGTTGATCCCGACGAGGTCGACCAGGAAATGAACGTGATGGACGATGTTTTCCGCGCCGTTCGGGATGATCCTCGCCGAGAAGACGACGTGATATTGCTGGGGGATTTCAATGCTAACGAATCGAAGATGGGCCAGCTCGCAACCATCCCAGGCATCAATTGGGCAATCAGCGGCTTAACCACAAATACCCGCGGTACCGAGCTGTACGACAACATCTTTATGCAGCGAACCGCGACCAGCGAGTACACCGGCCGCAGTGGCGTGTTCGACTTCCTACGCCAATACAATCTCACGTTAGCTGAAGGTCTGGAGATTTCGGACCATCTGCCAGTCTGGGCTGAGTTCAGCATTTATGAAGGCGGTGCCGCCCAGCCGGTGGCAACCTTACCTCAAGAAAAACGTTAGAGATCGTTCGTGAACGCCCGATGGTGTTACGCCCCACTTCCGACTGTGCTGTCTCTTCCAACGCTCCCATGTCTATGTCTCGAAGGTAGAGACCTTTGGTGTCTTACGCCGCTTCGTAGTCACGCTGACGGACTTTTCTCTGGCAGTTGCCATCGTTCGTTGCTAGGTTGGAAAAAGCTCTGGCTGAACTCGACTGCCATTTTGCGAGATAAGCATCGAATGAAGTTCCGCGTTGGCCTTCGCACGATCCTGTTCGCTATCGCACTCATCGCGTTGGGATGTGGGTGGTATTCCTCGCATGCGATTACCAGGCAAAAAGAGATCAACGCAATTCGTCAAATTGAAGCCTCTGGGTATACATTGGCGAGCCGGTTTCTTTACGGCAGCATCGCTCCAATGGATCTCTTGGAAGCGAACATCAACATCATCTACGCCGACAACACTCCTTCCCTTATGCTGCCCGTCGCTAATCTCCTCGGGATAGAGGCATTCCACTCCGTCGATACGGTCGTCATCAAGACTCAAATCGATCAAGATGTGGTTTCACAACTAGGCGAATTTGATTCGCTTACCTATGTCATTTATCGCCCAGGGCCTTGGGACGGACAATCAAATACGGACCGCGAAAGTGCCAAACTGTTAGCGGAATATGCCGTCCGTCATCGAAGTGTCCGGGTCTATGTTTCTGAGAAGTTATATCGTTACCTGCCAACAAAAACGCGTGGATGTCTTCATTTGATCGAGTAATCACAATGGCTTAGAAGCTCACTTGCTATGTTCGTTTTCGATATACACCTAGCTAGAGGCATTATCTCCACTCCGTTTGAAACAGGCGTTGAAGTTCGTTGCTGCCGGTTGCCTCGACGGCCGCTTCTGTCCGCTGACGAATCCCTTCCACTTCGCCGTTCAGCCGCAGTGCCTTCACCGCATCAGCCGCCGTTCGCAGATCGCGGGCATGGATCAGCGAAAGTAAAAAGTCTTGCGAGTCGCTCGAACGCAACAGGCCGATGCAAAGCAATAGGCTCTCGCGAACACCCAGTTCGACTCGGTGCCCCCAGGTATCACGTAGCAGATCGAACGTTCCAGGTAGATTCGCCTCTCCCAGAGCGAGCGCGGTTTGCACGCACACGTCGGCATCGTCTGAACTCAGAAACTGCTTCAGGAAATCAAGTCCTGTCGCCTGCTCAATTTTCAGAAAGGCGGAACAGCATTCGCCATGCACTTCGGCTTGGGCATCCGCGAGTTTCAACTTCATGCGTAGCAGCGGTCCCGCCTCAGGCTGTCGTAATGCACCTAACGCTTGGGCAGCACCTAAGCGAGCTTCCGGCCATGGATCAACCAGCAACATCGCACAGTGATTCAAGACTTCTAGCGTCGGTACAAAATGGATCATTCCGATTGCGCTGATCCCCCGCAACTCGGCGGCTGAATCGCGTTCCCCTTGCCAATGTGGTTCGAGCTGTTGCGTTGCAATACCGTCACGAAAGAGGTCGGGATCGGAATACTCGATCTGAACCAACGCTTTCATGATGGCGGTCTTGGCGAGGCAACCAGGATCTTTTTTCAAAGGATTGCGTTTGAGTCGCCGATACGCCTTGATCAAATCCGGAGCGAAGGAGCCGTCTTCGGTTTCAGCAATCAATTCGCCGGCACGCTCGATGATTCGATTCGAGGAATCTTGCAGAGCCTTAATCAACTGAGAGCGTGTTTCCGGCGCGGCCATATTCGACCGCAGTTGATTCAAAGCTTGCAATTGCTGACCAAGGATGTCGGGTTTGTTCATCTTTTCACCGAGGGGCGATTCGAAGTATGCCACTAGCTTAACCGACCGCCGAATAGACCCAACCGCCGCCGCCGATCAGCCTGCGAAAACTACATCACGAATTCTTGTTGACAAAAGTGATTTACGCGGGATATCATCGTGACAAAGTTCCTTCTAAGCTTTTCGGAGTCCACTATGTTTACCATCCGTTCCCTGTTTCCGATGGTGCTGCTGACGGCAGTCTTGCTAGGTGATACTCAGGCCCAAGAGATCGTTGGCATTCAAAGTGAGCGACCCGAGTCAGGCCCGTTTGTTCAGGTCGAGCAAGGTTTCATGGTTCCTTACGAGATCACAGTTCCGAACTCGACGGCTAAGCTGCGAATGGTTCCAGTCCCTGGCG
The genomic region above belongs to Blastopirellula marina and contains:
- a CDS encoding tetratricopeptide repeat protein gives rise to the protein MTRNVIACGLLSCLSLLLTTVVTQEAAAQDTVLTELYGRGVHAYFRGDFPEAQKLLDTVVDQGTSDPRVYYFLGLADHQMGEEDKAKANFTKGAELELDQSQVYPVSKALERVQGSERLLLEEYREKVRTAVYLQKKKEEKALFEARKMAEEDVLRSRAKRASAGVNVDVPSSDETDPFGSPGAAALPEMPAPVEATETETAPAASGANPFGSPMPEVTETPAGDPFGGAPSTSEDPFGGSPMPGVTNPSEDPFGGSPTTPGAGDPFGAAPVNPPAPTTIPAAPANDPFGAPPGGATPAEQDAVLPPDAAEAMGGGSPNPVTEAISAIGGALIPSVKVPSVPGVTGPAGGPAMPASDGFPPAGEMPMSDPFGGSAPPSGNTPAPSNDPFGGPMPQPMGDPFGASAPPASAPGNDPFGEEKPVPKPAGGDPFGGSAPPSDDPFGAPPASTEDEPVMPLQPMGETPSNDPFGAAPSSSEDEPVMPLTPMGEAPANDPFGAAPASSEEEPVMPLPENDPFGDN
- a CDS encoding DUF2237 family protein; translation: MAKNVLGTDLQDCSHEPLTGFFRDGCCNTGADDAGLHLVCAEMTDQFLAFSKHVGNDLSTPHPEWGFPGLKPGNRWCLCALRWKEAFEAGVAPAVVLESTHISTLEFIDLEDLQANSVDV
- a CDS encoding HEAT repeat domain-containing protein gives rise to the protein MHRTAIITILLGLAGWPASASCEVIELANGGQLNATPVHDSERAKVNQVELEVGQFGTVIVNKDQIRRVESPQVSEDDYFEQASKFADTTGDQWKLAQWCSQNGLDRCFQRHANRVLHLDPNFAPARHALGYQQRGGKWVSQEEIQRERGYIRYDGRWMTVQEAALVAAREKHQQDLIDWALRLRRWRQQLGKSNAPEVQIDFEQETDPDMVPGLISLLGDETNSSLIELYIRVLGRIDSSRARTFLMENAVFQNNPNHRLLCQREVLRYKDPRMVEFYANMLKSYDNRIVNRTAEILAMLDFPTAIGPLASALQTRHIAQHSSRYTYFYTSAQPDRYFDITGPRASYRSLTLEQFLGRSNNAYDTVWVQNFSVHQALKEICDGEDFGYDPAPWKAWYKKAYAPHSPTIRLSRDQ
- a CDS encoding endonuclease/exonuclease/phosphatase family protein; amino-acid sequence: MKRVSALLLAILAGGGAWFFFQNYQIVGLENLVVVPRNAAAAPEGPGDAVPGTVPTMARKQDSIRVASFNIQVFGETKSGKPEVMARLAEIIRQFDVVAIQEIRCKDDGLIPRFVELINSTGRHYDFVIGPRLGRTQSKEQFAYIFDTASLQVDRSQVYTVQDPLDVLHREPLVAWFRVRGPDPSQAFTFTLVNVHVDPDEVDQEMNVMDDVFRAVRDDPRREDDVILLGDFNANESKMGQLATIPGINWAISGLTTNTRGTELYDNIFMQRTATSEYTGRSGVFDFLRQYNLTLAEGLEISDHLPVWAEFSIYEGGAAQPVATLPQEKR
- a CDS encoding HEAT repeat domain-containing protein, whose amino-acid sequence is MNKPDILGQQLQALNQLRSNMAAPETRSQLIKALQDSSNRIIERAGELIAETEDGSFAPDLIKAYRRLKRNPLKKDPGCLAKTAIMKALVQIEYSDPDLFRDGIATQQLEPHWQGERDSAAELRGISAIGMIHFVPTLEVLNHCAMLLVDPWPEARLGAAQALGALRQPEAGPLLRMKLKLADAQAEVHGECCSAFLKIEQATGLDFLKQFLSSDDADVCVQTALALGEANLPGTFDLLRDTWGHRVELGVRESLLLCIGLLRSSDSQDFLLSLIHARDLRTAADAVKALRLNGEVEGIRQRTEAAVEATGSNELQRLFQTEWR